AAAATAAAATGAGAATATTAATAAATGAAGGTCTTCAAGCAGATGCTATAGATATACTTAAGGGTTTTGGTTATGAAATTATAAATCAGAAATACGATTATGATGCACTTATGGATATAATTCAAACTGTAGACGTTTTGATTGTAAAATCTCATACAAGAGTTGATAGAAAGCTACTCGCAAAGGGCCATAACGGACTTCTTAAAATGATTGTTCGAGCAGGAGTAGGAACAGATAATATAGATATGGATTATGCAAATCAGCTCAGGATTGAGGTCTATAACACTCCTAATGCCAGCACTGACTCTGTGGCAGAATTAGCCCTTGGACATCTTCTAGTCCTTGCTAGAAATATTAATAAATCAATTGTAAGCCTTAGAAATGGGCAGTGGAATAAGGCAGCGTATTTGGGAACTGAAATTAAAGGTAAAACTCTTGGCATAATAGGATTTGGAAGAATTGGTAAATGCCTAGCAAAAAAAGCTGATGCTCTTGGAATGAATATTATCTATAACGATTTATATGATTTTGGAAATATCGATGTGCCTGGAACCTATCACGATTTAAAAGACTTGCTTCCAAAAGCTGACTTTATTTCTATACACACACCATATTTACCTGAGCCTCTTATA
This is a stretch of genomic DNA from Acetoanaerobium sticklandii. It encodes these proteins:
- a CDS encoding NAD(P)-dependent oxidoreductase produces the protein MRILINEGLQADAIDILKGFGYEIINQKYDYDALMDIIQTVDVLIVKSHTRVDRKLLAKGHNGLLKMIVRAGVGTDNIDMDYANQLRIEVYNTPNASTDSVAELALGHLLVLARNINKSIVSLRNGQWNKAAYLGTEIKGKTLGIIGFGRIGKCLAKKADALGMNIIYNDLYDFGNIDVPGTYHDLKDLLPKADFISIHTPYLPEPLIKEEEFILMKPSAYIINAARGGVIDENALLTALDNDYIKGAAIDVFLNEPHPNERICNHPNVSVTPHLGGSTHEAFYRIGMEITQILHPIQRKNVI